The following proteins are encoded in a genomic region of Natrinema sp. DC36:
- a CDS encoding DUF1684 domain-containing protein, producing the protein MSDTDSIDVDRWRDELESKRAEKDEFFADHPQSPIPPEERDEFDGLDYFDPDPIYRVSATATVHDDPEVVLMDTTAGREMRYHRTVTLEFELDREDDDLEDGTFELAAYQQESPNEEPLFVPFRDKTTGQQTYDGGRYMELESERDLTTGDEIVVDFNLAYSPFCAYSETFDCPLPPEENWLEVAIPAGERDE; encoded by the coding sequence ATGAGCGACACCGATTCCATCGACGTCGACCGCTGGCGCGACGAACTCGAGTCGAAACGCGCCGAGAAAGACGAGTTCTTCGCCGACCACCCCCAGTCGCCGATTCCGCCGGAGGAACGGGACGAGTTCGACGGGCTCGACTACTTCGATCCGGACCCGATCTACCGCGTGAGCGCGACCGCGACGGTCCACGACGACCCCGAGGTCGTGTTGATGGACACCACCGCGGGCCGCGAGATGCGCTACCACCGAACCGTGACCCTGGAGTTCGAACTCGACCGCGAGGACGACGACCTGGAAGACGGCACGTTCGAACTCGCGGCATACCAGCAGGAGAGTCCGAACGAGGAGCCCCTGTTCGTCCCGTTCCGGGACAAGACGACCGGCCAGCAGACCTACGACGGCGGTCGGTACATGGAACTCGAGTCGGAACGGGACCTGACGACCGGCGACGAGATCGTCGTGGACTTCAACCTCGCGTACTCGCCGTTTTGCGCCTACAGCGAAACGTTCGACTGCCCGCTTCCGCCCGAGGAGAACTGGCTCGAAGTCGCGATTCCGGCGGGCGAGCGGGACGAGTAG
- a CDS encoding class I SAM-dependent methyltransferase produces the protein MSVREEFDEWATSGRDRGMEDRHWHTAKHALARMPVESGETILDLGCGSGYAGRALRDTKDAGRVYGLDGAPEMARNAAGYTDDEDVGYVVGDFDALPFADDSIDHVWSMEAFYYAADPHHTLEEIARVLRPGGTVYCAVNYYEENVHSHEWQEFIAIEMTRWDREQYREAFRDAGLYIAEQDTIPDREITIPDESEFPLEDWDTREDMVERYREFGTLLTVGVAP, from the coding sequence ATGAGCGTCCGCGAGGAGTTCGACGAGTGGGCAACGAGCGGTCGAGACAGGGGGATGGAGGATCGCCACTGGCACACCGCGAAGCACGCCCTCGCACGAATGCCCGTGGAGTCAGGCGAGACGATTCTCGATCTCGGCTGTGGAAGCGGGTACGCCGGCCGAGCGCTCCGAGACACCAAAGACGCCGGTCGGGTCTACGGCCTCGACGGCGCACCGGAGATGGCCCGCAACGCGGCCGGTTATACGGACGACGAGGACGTCGGCTACGTCGTCGGGGACTTCGACGCGCTCCCCTTCGCCGACGACTCGATCGACCACGTCTGGAGTATGGAGGCGTTCTACTACGCGGCGGACCCGCACCACACCCTCGAGGAAATCGCGCGCGTCCTCCGACCCGGTGGCACCGTCTACTGTGCCGTCAACTACTACGAGGAGAACGTCCACTCCCACGAGTGGCAGGAGTTCATCGCCATCGAGATGACGCGCTGGGATCGCGAGCAGTACCGCGAGGCGTTTCGCGATGCGGGACTGTACATCGCCGAACAGGACACGATTCCCGACCGCGAGATCACGATCCCCGACGAGAGCGAGTTTCCGCTCGAGGACTGGGACACTCGTGAGGACATGGTCGAGCGCTACCGCGAGTTCGGGACGCTGCTGACCGTCGGCGTCGCTCCCTGA
- a CDS encoding AAA family ATPase yields the protein MSDDNSEIDGSDEVEIDGTSGFSTNLEKADLDDEESNQGLFDDLLSGEPIFENKEVLRPSYTPHELPHRSDQINKMATILVAALRGETPSNILIYGKTGTGKTASAKFVSKELESTSQKYSVPCDVEYINCEVTDTQYRVLAQLANKFIEKNEERIDERVAELESLLEALDEYDADLEAREREAAESAESTDLAADQTASDPFDFVADDPPESIAGDSAGDDSRSESGDSPPEGKGSSDPADRSSPTDGTGLTDGDSTDRGAGDDTDRTDGNSTGDASAGDSSTYPSDHPLESTSFEDREAIEAEIDELEADKESFEEVPMTGWPTDRVYSVFFDAVDYDERVVVIMLDEIDKLVEKSGDDTLYNLSRMNSELENSRVSIIGISNDLKFTDFLDPRVKSSLGEEEIVFPPYDANQLRDILEHRSDVAFQGGALSDDVIPLCAAFAAQEHGDARRALDLLRTAGELAERSQAETIVEDHVRQAQDKIELDRVVEVVRTLPTQSKLVLFSIILLEKNGVHSINTGEVFNIYKRLCEEIDADVLTQRRVTDLISELDMLGIVNAVVVSKGRYGRTKEISLSVPLEETEAVLLSDSRLSDIDDIQPFVQARFEN from the coding sequence ATGTCAGACGACAACTCAGAGATCGACGGGTCAGACGAGGTCGAGATCGACGGAACGAGCGGTTTCTCGACGAATCTCGAGAAGGCGGACCTCGATGACGAGGAGTCGAATCAGGGGCTGTTCGACGATCTTCTCAGCGGCGAACCGATTTTCGAGAACAAGGAAGTCCTCCGTCCGTCCTATACCCCACACGAACTGCCCCACCGGAGCGACCAGATCAACAAGATGGCGACGATCCTCGTCGCCGCACTCAGGGGCGAAACGCCGTCGAACATACTCATCTACGGGAAGACCGGGACCGGCAAAACCGCCAGCGCGAAATTCGTCAGCAAGGAACTCGAGAGCACCTCGCAGAAGTACAGCGTCCCGTGTGACGTCGAGTACATCAACTGCGAGGTCACCGATACGCAGTATCGCGTCCTCGCACAGCTTGCGAACAAGTTCATCGAAAAGAACGAAGAGCGGATCGACGAGCGCGTCGCAGAACTCGAATCGCTGCTCGAGGCCCTCGACGAGTACGACGCCGATCTAGAGGCCCGCGAACGTGAGGCGGCCGAGTCGGCCGAGTCGACCGATCTGGCAGCCGATCAGACGGCGTCCGATCCGTTCGATTTCGTCGCTGACGACCCGCCGGAATCGATTGCTGGCGATTCAGCTGGAGACGATAGTCGATCCGAGTCGGGCGATTCTCCACCCGAAGGGAAGGGGTCTTCGGATCCCGCCGATCGCTCGAGTCCCACCGACGGCACTGGTCTGACGGACGGCGACAGCACCGATCGGGGAGCCGGCGACGATACCGATCGGACAGACGGCAACAGCACCGGCGACGCGTCGGCTGGCGATTCGTCGACGTACCCATCGGACCATCCCCTCGAGTCGACGTCGTTCGAGGACCGCGAGGCGATCGAGGCCGAAATCGACGAACTCGAGGCGGACAAGGAGTCTTTCGAGGAGGTTCCGATGACCGGGTGGCCGACCGACCGGGTCTACAGCGTCTTCTTCGACGCGGTCGACTACGACGAGCGGGTCGTCGTCATCATGCTCGACGAGATCGACAAACTGGTCGAGAAAAGCGGCGACGACACGCTCTACAACCTCTCGCGGATGAACTCCGAACTCGAGAACTCGCGGGTGTCGATCATCGGCATCTCGAACGACCTGAAGTTCACCGATTTCCTCGACCCGCGGGTCAAATCATCGCTGGGCGAGGAGGAAATCGTCTTCCCGCCGTACGACGCGAATCAGCTACGGGATATCCTGGAACACCGTTCCGACGTCGCGTTCCAGGGGGGTGCGCTTTCCGACGACGTCATCCCGCTGTGTGCGGCCTTCGCCGCACAGGAACACGGCGACGCGCGCCGCGCGCTCGACTTGCTTCGAACGGCCGGCGAGCTGGCCGAGCGATCGCAGGCCGAGACGATCGTGGAGGATCACGTCCGGCAGGCCCAGGACAAGATCGAACTCGATCGCGTCGTCGAGGTCGTCCGCACGCTCCCCACACAGAGCAAGCTCGTGCTCTTCTCGATCATCCTGCTCGAGAAAAACGGCGTTCACAGCATCAACACGGGCGAGGTGTTCAACATCTATAAGCGCCTCTGCGAGGAGATCGACGCGGACGTCCTGACCCAGCGTCGGGTGACGGACCTCATCAGCGAACTCGACATGCTCGGCATCGTCAACGCCGTCGTCGTCTCGAAAGGTCGGTACGGCCGGACGAAGGAAATCAGTCTCTCCGTTCCACTCGAAGAGACGGAGGCCGTGTTGCTTTCCGACTCCCGTTTGAGCGATATCGACGACATTCAGCCGTTCGTTCAGGCCCGATTCGAGAACTGA
- a CDS encoding S26 family signal peptidase, protein MSGPSSGKPPGDSGDDDRDRSASSADSSQTPSREPSQPTADSQPAADSDAVTIEDDGYVRWFLKTNDENVVIARDILSSVAVVGVVALLLFGVSGIWPPLVAVESGSMQPNMHTGDLIFVVEEGRFSGDAAVEGTGVVTRRSAQGTGYDKFGNPGDVIVFRPNGDPSQTPVIHRAHFWVDDDEHWVESKASEEIVGDATCEEVPNCPAPHAGFVTKGDHNDGYDQIGGGANSGIVKPEWITGKAQYRIPWLGWVRLTFDNLLGGMLVPASPSSPSLHGQPSPTIPTGGPDAAGFGSGGELAGVAGIAGAGVALAAGRYRS, encoded by the coding sequence ATGAGCGGCCCTAGCTCCGGAAAGCCACCTGGCGATTCCGGCGACGACGACCGTGATCGGTCGGCCTCGAGCGCCGACAGTTCCCAGACGCCATCACGGGAACCGTCACAGCCTACTGCCGATTCACAGCCTGCTGCCGATTCCGACGCCGTTACCATCGAGGACGACGGCTACGTCCGCTGGTTCCTCAAAACGAACGACGAGAACGTCGTGATCGCGCGAGATATCCTGAGCAGCGTCGCCGTCGTCGGGGTCGTCGCCCTCCTCCTGTTCGGAGTCAGCGGTATCTGGCCGCCGCTCGTCGCCGTCGAGAGCGGTAGTATGCAGCCGAACATGCACACGGGAGACCTCATCTTTGTCGTCGAGGAAGGGCGGTTCAGCGGCGACGCTGCCGTCGAGGGAACCGGCGTCGTTACCCGCCGGAGCGCCCAGGGAACCGGCTACGACAAGTTCGGTAACCCCGGAGACGTTATCGTCTTTCGGCCCAACGGCGATCCGTCCCAGACGCCGGTGATACATCGGGCACACTTCTGGGTCGACGACGACGAACACTGGGTCGAATCGAAAGCTAGCGAGGAAATCGTCGGCGACGCGACCTGCGAGGAAGTCCCCAACTGTCCCGCACCGCACGCCGGCTTCGTCACCAAGGGCGATCACAACGACGGCTACGACCAGATCGGCGGCGGTGCGAATTCCGGCATCGTCAAACCCGAGTGGATCACCGGCAAGGCGCAGTACCGGATCCCGTGGCTCGGATGGGTCCGACTCACGTTCGACAACCTCCTCGGTGGCATGCTCGTCCCCGCGTCGCCCTCGAGCCCGTCGCTGCACGGACAGCCGTCACCAACGATACCGACCGGCGGCCCCGACGCAGCCGGCTTCGGATCAGGAGGTGAACTCGCCGGCGTCGCCGGCATCGCCGGTGCCGGTGTCGCACTGGCTGCGGGCCGCTATCGGTCCTGA
- a CDS encoding Zn-ribbon containing protein → MPHQCTNCGRTFDDGSKEMLSGCPDCGGNKFQFAPTTAAAAESFDGDATAGSAESVTGVESAGVADSADGPGTADSSTESDSVTTRAAETVRDWMPGGSSDSLDSAESSPGADAVPGVRSSPDTPSESLPDSPSESPSGDSDTSSKSDKSWPSSGRPDTTEPDASAEGEFADWPETARRPEDRSGASSEPPDEESVDVEDSSERPVGPTTTIADDENSAQADARSEVVRSDDLPAHSDGFDPAETERDTVTGGAVDAPPTERDDVPPEHGRVVSEPSGDRPSIEDLREELNEQFESIKIVRPGQYELNLMELYNRDEYIISLQEDGRYVIDVPDSWREGDDSDD, encoded by the coding sequence ATGCCACACCAGTGTACGAACTGCGGCCGGACGTTCGATGACGGCTCCAAGGAGATGCTGTCGGGCTGTCCCGATTGCGGTGGGAACAAGTTTCAGTTCGCACCGACTACCGCGGCCGCAGCTGAATCGTTCGACGGGGACGCCACCGCTGGATCGGCCGAGTCCGTCACCGGTGTCGAATCCGCCGGTGTCGCCGATTCGGCCGACGGTCCCGGCACGGCGGACTCGTCCACCGAATCCGACAGCGTCACGACGCGCGCCGCGGAGACGGTTCGCGATTGGATGCCCGGTGGCTCCTCGGACTCGTTGGACTCCGCGGAGTCGTCGCCGGGAGCGGACGCCGTTCCGGGCGTCCGCTCTTCACCCGATACTCCATCGGAATCTCTACCCGACAGTCCATCGGAGTCTCCATCCGGTGATTCGGATACATCCTCGAAGTCGGACAAATCCTGGCCCTCGAGCGGGCGACCCGACACCACCGAACCGGACGCCTCGGCGGAAGGAGAGTTCGCCGACTGGCCGGAGACGGCGCGGCGACCCGAGGATCGATCCGGCGCATCGAGCGAGCCGCCGGACGAGGAGTCCGTCGACGTCGAGGACTCGAGTGAGCGACCGGTCGGTCCAACCACGACGATCGCGGACGACGAGAACTCGGCGCAGGCAGACGCCCGTAGCGAGGTCGTTCGCTCGGACGATCTTCCCGCTCACTCCGACGGCTTTGATCCGGCCGAGACCGAGCGAGACACTGTTACAGGCGGTGCAGTTGATGCCCCGCCGACCGAACGTGACGACGTTCCGCCGGAACACGGCCGCGTCGTCAGCGAACCCAGCGGGGATCGTCCGTCGATCGAAGATCTCCGAGAAGAACTCAACGAACAGTTCGAGAGCATCAAGATCGTTCGCCCGGGCCAGTACGAACTCAACCTGATGGAACTCTACAATCGAGACGAGTACATCATCTCCCTGCAGGAGGACGGTCGGTACGTCATCGACGTCCCGGATTCGTGGCGCGAGGGCGACGACAGCGATGATTGA
- a CDS encoding DNA-directed DNA polymerase II small subunit: MPLEAAARLVSELTSRGYNAEREAVTRLAAAEDPNAALERVLEDVPDDALVVRADHVESVLSRTDTTGSPRTNGSDTGDSTELGDENAGGEPAERTATRTDASSTDSPPSVSTGTEGASGGNSPDRSPVETEGSASANRLADPAIRSLKITGDMTGESTGTGEYSDFVSVFRDRLERLGSKLRGRVNHRPATAIQGMPGGSDAAMVGLVNDIRSTASGHWLIELEDATGTFPWLVMKDREYVDLVDELLCDEVLAMEGTLADDSGIAFVDSMYFPDVPRTYEPSTADRHVQAALISDVHVGSQEFMADAWNAFADWLHTEEAQHVEYMLLAGDMVEGVGVYPDQDEELDIVDIYEQYEAFSEHLKKVPGDIEIVMIPGNHDAVRLAEPQPGFDEELREIMSAHDPQIVSNPSTVTLEGVSVLMYHGVSLDEVIAELPEDKASYDDPHKAMYHLLKKRHVAPQFGGHTRLAPEEKDYLIMEEVPDIFHTGHVHKLGFGKYHNVLAINSGCWQAQTDFQKSVNIDPDAGFAPIVDLDTLDVTVQKFS; the protein is encoded by the coding sequence GTGCCACTCGAGGCCGCCGCCCGACTCGTTAGCGAACTCACGAGCCGCGGGTACAACGCCGAACGCGAGGCGGTGACGCGGCTCGCGGCGGCCGAGGATCCGAACGCCGCACTCGAGCGCGTCCTCGAGGATGTCCCGGACGATGCGCTCGTCGTCCGTGCCGATCACGTTGAGTCGGTCCTCTCGCGAACCGACACCACCGGTTCGCCTCGAACCAACGGCTCCGATACTGGCGATTCCACTGAGTTGGGAGACGAAAACGCCGGTGGCGAACCGGCGGAACGCACCGCCACTCGAACCGATGCCTCGTCCACCGATTCGCCCCCCTCTGTTTCAACTGGAACCGAAGGGGCATCGGGAGGTAATTCGCCCGATCGATCTCCAGTTGAAACGGAGGGGTCTGCTTCGGCGAACCGTCTCGCCGATCCCGCGATCCGTTCGCTCAAGATCACGGGGGATATGACGGGTGAGAGCACGGGGACCGGCGAGTACAGCGATTTCGTCTCCGTCTTCCGCGACCGCCTCGAGCGGCTCGGATCGAAGTTACGAGGTCGAGTTAACCACCGTCCGGCGACGGCCATTCAGGGAATGCCGGGCGGGAGCGACGCCGCGATGGTCGGCCTGGTCAACGACATCCGATCGACCGCCAGCGGCCACTGGCTGATCGAACTCGAGGACGCGACCGGGACCTTCCCGTGGCTGGTGATGAAGGATCGCGAGTACGTCGATCTCGTCGACGAACTACTCTGCGACGAGGTGTTAGCGATGGAGGGAACGCTGGCGGACGATTCGGGGATCGCGTTCGTCGACTCGATGTACTTCCCGGACGTGCCCCGCACGTACGAGCCCTCGACCGCGGATCGCCACGTCCAGGCGGCGCTGATCAGCGACGTCCACGTCGGCAGTCAGGAGTTCATGGCCGACGCCTGGAACGCCTTCGCCGACTGGCTTCACACCGAGGAGGCCCAGCACGTCGAGTACATGCTGCTCGCGGGCGACATGGTCGAAGGCGTCGGCGTCTACCCCGACCAGGACGAGGAACTCGACATCGTCGATATCTACGAGCAGTACGAGGCGTTCAGCGAGCACCTCAAGAAGGTGCCGGGGGACATCGAGATCGTCATGATCCCTGGCAACCACGACGCGGTCCGGCTCGCGGAGCCCCAGCCCGGGTTCGACGAGGAACTCCGGGAGATCATGTCCGCCCACGACCCACAGATCGTGAGCAACCCGTCGACGGTGACCCTCGAGGGGGTGTCCGTGCTCATGTATCACGGTGTCTCGTTGGACGAGGTAATCGCGGAACTGCCCGAGGACAAGGCCAGCTACGACGACCCGCACAAGGCGATGTACCACCTCCTCAAGAAGCGCCACGTCGCCCCGCAGTTCGGCGGCCACACGAGACTCGCGCCCGAGGAGAAGGACTACCTCATCATGGAGGAGGTCCCCGACATCTTCCACACCGGTCACGTTCACAAACTCGGCTTCGGGAAGTACCACAACGTGCTCGCGATCAACTCCGGCTGCTGGCAGGCCCAGACTGACTTCCAGAAGAGCGTCAACATCGACCCTGACGCCGGTTTCGCACCGATCGTCGATCTCGATACGCTCGACGTGACGGTACAAAAATTCAGTTGA
- a CDS encoding Era-like GTP-binding protein, giving the protein MGLFTELKDSISRAADRLFSEQEPKRIGIYGPPNAGKTTLANRIARDWTGDAVGTESHVPHETRRARRKENVEIERDGKTVTIDIVDTPGVTTKVDYEEFTDEMNEEDAIRRSREATEGVAEAMHWLREDVDGVIYVLDSAEDPITQVNTMLIGIVESRDLPVLIFANKTDLEESSVKRIEDAFPQHTTVPLSAKEGENMDEVYGKIAEYFG; this is encoded by the coding sequence ATGGGACTATTCACAGAACTCAAAGATAGTATCTCTCGGGCTGCGGATCGCCTGTTTTCGGAACAGGAGCCCAAACGAATCGGTATCTACGGTCCGCCCAACGCCGGCAAAACGACGCTCGCAAACCGTATCGCGCGTGACTGGACCGGTGACGCAGTCGGTACGGAGAGTCACGTCCCTCACGAGACGCGTCGTGCACGCCGGAAGGAAAACGTCGAGATCGAACGGGACGGGAAGACGGTGACCATCGATATCGTCGACACGCCCGGCGTGACGACGAAGGTCGATTACGAGGAGTTCACCGACGAGATGAACGAGGAAGACGCCATTCGTCGCTCCCGCGAAGCGACGGAGGGTGTCGCCGAGGCGATGCACTGGCTCCGCGAGGACGTCGACGGCGTTATCTACGTCCTGGATAGTGCGGAGGATCCGATCACGCAGGTCAATACGATGCTGATCGGCATCGTCGAATCCCGTGATCTCCCGGTGCTCATCTTCGCGAACAAGACCGACCTCGAGGAATCGAGCGTCAAGCGGATCGAGGACGCCTTTCCGCAGCACACGACCGTTCCCCTCTCTGCGAAGGAAGGAGAGAACATGGACGAAGTGTACGGGAAGATCGCGGAGTACTTCGGGTGA
- a CDS encoding DUF2073 domain-containing protein translates to MPKATNADDSEPADGVQIDLMSGERMDGMATMEKIRMILDGVHDGNIVILEEGLTPDEESRLIEVTMAEISPDEFNGIEIETYPKSETRDSSLLGRIMGSDETEAKLTVIGPANQIETLHKDETLISALVSRN, encoded by the coding sequence ATGCCGAAAGCAACCAACGCAGACGATTCGGAGCCGGCCGACGGCGTACAGATCGACCTGATGAGCGGCGAGCGCATGGACGGCATGGCGACGATGGAGAAGATCAGAATGATCTTGGACGGCGTCCACGACGGCAACATCGTCATCCTCGAGGAAGGGTTGACGCCCGACGAGGAGAGCCGACTCATCGAGGTGACGATGGCCGAGATCAGTCCCGACGAGTTCAACGGGATCGAGATCGAGACCTATCCCAAGTCCGAGACCCGCGACTCGTCGTTGCTCGGCCGGATCATGGGCAGCGACGAGACGGAGGCGAAGCTGACGGTGATCGGACCGGCGAACCAGATCGAGACGCTCCACAAAGACGAAACGCTCATCAGCGCGCTCGTGTCCCGTAACTAA
- a CDS encoding S26 family signal peptidase, with protein MDGPDADDRNRDRLSRRDPPSGPETGPPSDPGDRERTAGSRSRAKRDDAVTIEDDGVLRWLLETDDRTGTAVRDIATIVAIIAVVGVLLFGITGTWPPMVAVESGSMEPALERGDLVFIADEERFAGDGAVAGTGIVTAQSARETGYERFGNPGDVIIFVPNGDSTQTPTIHRAQFRVERGERWVETKADPAYMNGATCNDIASCPAPHDGFVTKGDANAAYDQLPRSGAETTVVSAEWVTGKAMVRVPWVGGIRLTIDSIRSIVGSGPMVVAGVGTALALVWYGAIARERNP; from the coding sequence ATGGACGGTCCCGACGCCGACGACAGGAACCGCGATCGGCTCAGCCGTCGCGATCCGCCCTCGGGACCAGAGACGGGGCCGCCGTCCGACCCCGGTGACCGAGAGCGGACGGCCGGGTCGCGGTCTCGAGCGAAGCGCGACGACGCGGTCACGATCGAAGACGACGGCGTCCTCCGCTGGCTCCTCGAGACCGACGACCGCACGGGCACTGCGGTTCGGGACATCGCGACGATCGTCGCGATCATCGCGGTCGTCGGGGTTCTCCTGTTCGGAATTACCGGTACCTGGCCGCCGATGGTCGCCGTCGAGAGCGGCAGTATGGAGCCCGCCCTCGAACGCGGGGACCTCGTCTTCATCGCCGACGAGGAGCGATTCGCCGGCGATGGAGCCGTTGCGGGAACGGGAATCGTCACCGCTCAGAGCGCTCGAGAGACCGGATACGAACGATTTGGAAATCCGGGCGACGTTATCATCTTCGTTCCGAACGGCGATTCGACGCAGACGCCGACGATCCATCGCGCCCAGTTTCGGGTCGAACGAGGTGAGCGCTGGGTCGAGACGAAAGCCGATCCCGCATACATGAACGGCGCGACCTGCAACGATATCGCGTCGTGTCCGGCTCCACACGACGGGTTCGTCACGAAAGGCGACGCCAACGCGGCCTACGACCAGTTGCCACGATCGGGTGCGGAGACGACCGTCGTCAGCGCCGAGTGGGTCACCGGCAAAGCGATGGTTCGGGTTCCGTGGGTCGGAGGAATTCGACTGACGATCGATTCGATACGCTCGATCGTCGGCAGCGGCCCGATGGTCGTCGCCGGCGTTGGAACCGCGCTCGCACTCGTCTGGTACGGGGCGATCGCTAGAGAGCGTAATCCGTGA